A stretch of the Vidua chalybeata isolate OUT-0048 chromosome 19, bVidCha1 merged haplotype, whole genome shotgun sequence genome encodes the following:
- the SOX9 gene encoding transcription factor SOX-9 yields MNLLDPFMKMTEEQDKCISDAPSPTMSDDSAGSPCPSGSGSDTENTRPQENTFPKGDPDLKKENDEDKFPVCIREAVSQVLKGYDWTLVPMPVRVNGSSKNKPHVKRPMNAFMVWAQAARRKLADQYPHLHNAELSKTLGKLWRLLNESEKRPFVEEAERLRVQHKKDHPDYKYQPRRRKSVKNGQAEQEEGAEQTHISPNAIFKALQADSPQSSSSISEVHSPGEHSGQSQGPPTPPTTPKTDPQPGKQDLKREGRALGEGGRQPPHIDFRDVDIGELSSDVISNIETFDVNEFDQYLPPNGHPGQPGQVAYTGSYGISGAAGTPAGVWMSKQQPPAQLPALSAEQGPQQQQQQQQQRTHIKTEQLSPSHYSEQQQHSPQQQQQQQLSYGSFNLQHYSSSYPSISRAQYEYGEHQGSSGSYYSHAGQGGGLYSTFSYMSPTQRPMYTPIADTAGVPSIPQTHSPQHWEQPVYTQLTRP; encoded by the exons ATGAATCTCCTCGACCCTTTCATGAAAATGACAGAAGAACAGGACAAATGTATCTCCGacgcccccagccccaccatgTCGGATGACTCCGCCGGgtccccctgcccctctggaTCCGGCTCGGACACGGAGAACACCAGACCCCAAGAGAACACCTTCCCCAAGGGGGACCCGGACCTGAAGAAGGAGAACGACGAGGACAAGTTCCCGGTGTGCATCCGGGAGGCGGTGAGCCAGGTGCTGAAGGGCTACGACTGGACCCTGGTGCCGATGCCGGTGCGGGTGAACGGCTCCAGCAAGAACAAGCCGCACGTCAAGAGACCCATGAACGCCTTCATGGTGTGGGCGCAGGCGGCCCGCAGGAAGCTGGCGGACCAGTACCCGCATCTGCACAACGCCGAGCTCAGCAAGACCCTGGGCAAGCTCTGGAG gcTGCTGAACGAGAGCGAGAAGCGCCCGTTCGTGGAGGAGGCCGAGCGGCTGCGGGTGCAGCACAAGAAGGACCACCCCGACTACAAGTACCAGCCCCGGCGGAGGAAGTCGGTGAAGAACGGGCAGGCGGAGCAGGAGGAGGGCGCGGAGCAGACCCACATCTCCCCCAACGCCATCTTCAAGGCGCTGCAGGCGGACTCGCCGCAGTCCTCCTCCAGCATCAGCGAGGTGCACTCGCCCGGGGAGCACTCGG gcCAGTCCCAGGGGCCCCCCACGCCGCCCACCACGCCCAAGACGGACCCGCAGCCGGGCAAGCAGGACCTGAAGCGGGAGGGCCGCGCGCTGGGCGAGGGCGGCCGGCAGCCGCCGCACATCGACTTCCGCGACGTGGACATCGGCGAGCTGAGCAGCGACGTCATCTCCAACATCGAGACCTTCGACGTCAACGAGTTCGACCAGTACCTGCCGCCCAACGGGCACCCCGGGCAGCCCGGCCAGGTCGCCTACACGGGCAGCTACGGCATCAGCGGCGCCGCGGGCACGCCGGCGGGCGTGTGGATGTCCAAGCAGCAGCCGCCGGCGCAGCTGCCGGCGCTGAGCGCCGAGCAGGgcccgcagcagcagcagcagcagcagcagcaaaggacGCACATCAAGACggagcagctgagccccagccactacagcgagcagcagcagcactccccgcagcagcagcagcagcagcagctgagctacGGCTCCTTCAACCTGCAGCACTACAGCTCGTCCTACCCCAGCATCAGCCGCGCGCAGTACGAGTACGGCGAGCACCAGGGCTCCTCGGGCTCCTACTACAGCCACGCCGGCCAGGGCGGCGGGCTCTACTCCACCTTCAGCTACATGAGCCCCACGCAGCGCCCCATGTACACCCCCATCGCCGACACGGCCGGCGTGCCCTCCATCCCCCAGACCCACAGCCcgcagcactgggagcagcccgTCTACACGCAGCTCACCCGGCCCTAA